Below is a genomic region from uncultured Desulfovibrio sp..
AATAGGATTTTCAATGGCAATCCTTTCAATAGGGGCATCCATAAGTGCTTTGACAAACAGAAGTGCTTCCTCTGTTTTCGCCTGGCGCTCAGGCACACGCTTATTCCAATGGAGGCCACTTGAGCACAGATAGGTGCAAGGTGGATGTGCCACCATCAAATCCCATCCGTCAGAAAGAATTTCCAGAACATCCCCTTGGTGATGAGGGCCGGGGCTTGTCGTTGGCAAGAGGTCACAGCTCATAGCTTCGTGACCCATCTTCAGAAACGCGTCCCTGACCCTGCCACTGTATTCACAGGCGACAAGGATGCGAATAGGACACCTCTTTGCAAGTTAGTGTGTTTCAGCCCAGCTCTTGCCTATCTTGTATTCACCAGTAGTAGGACACCGCATGCCAAAATGTCGGCCTGCGATTTCTATGGCTTCAACAAAGAGCTGCCCAAGGGCATCAGCTTTATCCCTTGGGCATTGCATCTGGGCTTCGTCATGGACGTGAAGAACTTGGGTGTAGTCCACCCCCAGCTTCCACCCGTAGCGGAGTTCCGCTTCATGGTGGCAAACGATGGTGGCGAATTTGACAAGCACGGCACCGGCAGATTGCAGCAGGGTGTTCAACGCTGAGTGCGAGGAACGGACGTGCAGCTTCCGCTTGTCGATGCCGTAGAGGAAGGGGCGTTTCTTGACGGCGTTTTGCACGTCATCAATCAGCGCCTTGATGGCCGGAATGGCCGCAAAGAACTTGGCCTTCAGCCTCTTGCCAATCTGCGCCTGACGCGCTGGGGAGGCTGTGGGGGCCACAATGGAGCCAAGCTTCTGGTCGCCCGCTCCGTAGAGGAAAGCGTAGATGAACGTCTTGGCGTTATCTCTGGTTTCCAGACCGGCTGCCTTCTGGTTGGCCGTATGGATGTCGCCTTCCAGCAACACCTTGGCATACTTGCCGCCGTCATAGCGGCCCATGAAGGATGCCAGCATGCGCAGCTCAAGACCTGAGGCGTCTGCCCCAACCTGAACCGTGCCCGGAGCGGCCACAAACAGGCTGCGGCATTGGGTGCCGTAGGTGCCGTGCGCCGGAATCTGGGCAAGGTTCGGGCTGTTATGGGTACACCGCCCGGTCACGGCTCCGCAGGTGATGACACGGCCATGAATACGGCCAGAGCTATCTACCAAACGAAGCCATCCTGCTTTGCCTTCAGAGAGCATCCCGATGATCTTGGTGATCTCAAGGTACTCACTCAAAGGCCTGCACTCTGGAAAGTCGAGAGAAGCCAGAACATCCCCATCAACCTTTGGCTTGCCTGTCTCCGTAAATTCGGAGGGCTGCCAGCCATGAAGTTCAATGAGGCGGTCTGCGATCATCTCCCGGCTGTTCGGGTTGAACTCAATGATGTGCTTCTTGATGAAGGGAACACCCTTCACATACCCCCTGGTCTTGTTATTGACCTTGGGGATGAAGACTTCTTCCTCAACCTTGGGCGGGAACACCGTGCGAAGTTGAGTCTTGAGTTCTTCCCGCTTGGCACAAAGATCAATATAGAGGTTCATGGCAGCCTTCTCATCGAAGGGCACCCCAACCTGTTCCTGATTGAAGATGATGGTCTGGAAGTCATGCTCAATGGCAAGAGCTTCAGGACTGTATTGCTGGTCTAGGATGAGCTGATACAGCTTGAACAGAACGGCAACGTCCTGCTCACAGTAGGTCTGCATTTCCTGTGACCAGTGCGCCCATGCGTTTTCAGTGGTCTTGCCGTAGTCGCCTTTGTATTCCCCCAGCCTGTAACCCCAAGCCTCAAGGCTGTGTTTGCCGCAGAGCTTTGCCGGGAAGGCAGAACTTGTGGGCTTTTTCCGTTTGGCCTGAGAACGCAGACGATCAAAGTCCAGGTCTTTCAGGTTAGTCCAGATGAGCCGGGAGGCAGTGAGGGTATCGAAGAGGCGTGGAAGGGATACGCTGGAATGCAGTTTGGCAAGCGCGGGTTTGTCAAAGCAGAGGCCGTTGTGCGCCACAAGCAGCGGCGCGTTGGCAAGGAGTTCAAGCCCTTCAGCTATTTTGTCCGGGCCGAAGGAGTACAGCTTGCCGCTGGGGTACTCCATAGCGCATATGCAATGCACCACAGAGGTTGTATCAAGTAGTCCGTCAGTTTCTATGTCGAAGAGCAGGGCCGGTGTTTCGGGCGTGGGTATCCATGAGTGGTTGAACCCCGGATAAGGTTCACGACTCAGCGACACCACTGCCATAGTGGTCATATCCTTGTTTCATAATGAGTTGGCCCGAATTGTAGAGGTTAGTAAGAAGCTTCTGCCCAGCGGGGAGTACCTTGATGGTTCTTCCGCTTACCTCAAAATGCCAGAGACAATAGCGAGGGCAAGGCTGTAGCCTCTCTGTGCGTGAGTCCCAATACAAAACACCAGCCTTAACAAGACTGGTGCTTACCTTGGACAGCTTCACTCCCCGCAGGGTGCGGCAGAAAGCAGTGATGGATGGGGCTTGGTTGTCCATTCCCTAGAACTCCTCTCCGGTGTCACCTTTCGCATTATTCGTGTCATCATCCCCAAAGCCGAACTCCATGCCATCGGCGGGGAGCAGGCGTCCTGTTTCGCTGTTGTAGGCAACGCTTCCGGCTGGCCCTACTTCACCTATGGGCCTGTTCTTCAGAACACGAATAGAGGATATGTTGGGGGTATCCCCCTGCTGGTCACGCTCAAGGGCAATGACCACATCACTCACCTGTTCCAGAGAACCAGAGCCACGCAGATCAGTAAGGCTCACCTGTCGCCCTTCGTTAAAGCTTTTGCCTTTGTCGGGTCGCTTCAGATGCACCACCGCCAGAACCATGACCCCCGTTTCCTCAATGAGGGAGCGGAGCTTGGTCATGAGCTTGTCGATGGTCTTTCTTTCAGACTCACCACCGGATTCATCCAACGCCGAAACCACGATGGAGATGTGGTCAAGGACAATCACCTTACAGCCCAGGCCCACCACCATGTAGCGGAGCTTGGCAAGCAGGGTGTCGATGTCGGATGAACCAAAGTGGTCATAAGCGAACCACTTCTCATCCCCGGTGACGGCATCAAAAGCAGCCCGGAGTTCTGCTTCTGGCAGAGCCTTGTGGACTTCCGGCAGATGCAGGGGCTTGTTGATGTTGATGCCGAGGTAGCGGCGAAGGTTGCGGTCAGTGGATTCTTCCAGGGCCATAACGCCAAGCGTGAGGCCGTGGGCCATCTTGAGGTGGTAGGCAATCTCATTGACGATGGTGCTTTTGCCGATGCCTGAGCCAGCCGTGAAGAGGTAGAGTTCTCCACAGCGCAGCCCATGCAGGCGCTCGTTCAGCAGGGGATACGGAATGTCATAGCCTGTTGGGGGCGTCTTGCTGATCTTGTCCCACAGGTCTTTGCCGGACACGATGCCATCAGGCCGGTACGGGCGGGCATCCCAAAGGGCGTTCAAGAGCGCCTTGGATTTGCCTTCCTTGAGGCAGTCGTTGGCATCCTTTTCAGGAAGCACAGCGACCTTGGCCTTGCCGGGTGAAAGCAGCAAAGCACATTCCTGCGCCGCAGCCTGCCCCGGTTCATCCATATCGAAAGCGAAGACCACTTCATCAAACGTCTCAAGCCATTCCAATGATGCCTTGATAGCCTTGACCGCATGGTTGGCCCCGTTGGGCAGACTGACCACCGGCCACTTGTTGTCCTGCAACATGGAGATGGTGAGGCAGTCAATTTCCCCTTCGGTAACGACCACCTTGCGGCCACCGCTACGCCAGAGGTGCTGCCCGAAAAGGACAGCCTTCTTCATGTCACCTATCCACTTGAAGTCTTTGCCTTCCATGCGGATATGCTGGGCCACAAGGTTGCCCTTGGTGTCATGGTAGTTAGCCACATGGCACCACTCGCGTTTCTTGCCGAACCGTCCGATGCCGTAGTTGAACTTCTTGCAGGTTTCTCCATCAACGCCCCGTGCTTTCAGGGGGACGATTTCAAAATCAATAGGTTCAAATGACGGCTTCTCTTTCGGCTCTGCCACTTGATGCCCTTCCCCGTCCGGGGCTTGGTAGAAGCCACAGGCGTTGCAGTAGCCGTGCCCATCGGAATACCGGGCAAGGTTGTTGCCGCTTGCATCATCCCCCTTGGCCCGACAGGCGGGACAGGGTTCGTGCTGAACAAAGGTAGAATCAGAATTGAGGTGCTGCATTTTCGTTGCCTCCTAAGTGGAAACGAAGGCATCAAATGCGGCCCTCTGCTGTTTGCTGGGTTTGTGCTCAAGCCAATCGGCAGGGATGCTTGGCCCCTTGCAGCAGGAAAAACCATGCTGCTTGGCCCAATCTGCATGGGTCATGCCCTTGGTTACTTTGGCGGTGAGGCTCATGAAGACCAGCCGGATGTCCAGGTCTGGGCATTGAGCTTTGACCATGAGCATCTTGTCACGGTCTGCCTTGGTGAAGCGGCCTTTGGCCTCAATCATGATGGCCTGTTTTGGTAGTGCCCAATCCGGCGTGTAGTGCCGTTGGACAGACACCTTGTAGGGAATATGCACCGCCTCATACCGGGCACTGCCCTCAGGCAGACCGGCGTGGATGTCGGCCTCAAACTGACTACGGAAGCCGGTGTTGCGCCTCAGGCTGGCCCAGCGTTTGTACTGCGTTGTGCGGTAGCCGCCGCTGGAGATTCCGGCCATGGCTAGAACGGCACGTCATCGGCGCTGGGAGCTTCGGAGGGGAAGGCAGGGCCAAGATCATCAGCGTCATCAGCCTTGCGGTTGAAGCCCTGCTCTTCAGCCAGAGAAGAGGCCATGAAGCCGTCTTCGTCTTCTTCGGCGGCGAAGCCGTAGTCAGAGGCAGAGCGTTCGCCAGCGGCGTTCAGCTTGAGAATCTGCACTGCGTTCAAATAGAAGGAGACGCCCGCCTTGCCGGTACCACTGACGAAGTACGGGGCAGCGGTGAAGCACACGCGAACCAGGGAACCAAAGCCCGGCTCATCCTTCATCTTTACCGGAGCCTGCATGGAATCAAACACAGGCACCTTGCGCTGACGGGTCTGGCCAGTTTTGGAATCTTTGTAGATGGCCTTGGTCTTGAAGCGGAACAGGATGTTGCCGGTGGGTTCTTCCGTTTCACGATCATATTCGACAGTACCGGGTTCAACCCAGGTCGG
It encodes:
- a CDS encoding DNA polymerase, which produces MTTMAVVSLSREPYPGFNHSWIPTPETPALLFDIETDGLLDTTSVVHCICAMEYPSGKLYSFGPDKIAEGLELLANAPLLVAHNGLCFDKPALAKLHSSVSLPRLFDTLTASRLIWTNLKDLDFDRLRSQAKRKKPTSSAFPAKLCGKHSLEAWGYRLGEYKGDYGKTTENAWAHWSQEMQTYCEQDVAVLFKLYQLILDQQYSPEALAIEHDFQTIIFNQEQVGVPFDEKAAMNLYIDLCAKREELKTQLRTVFPPKVEEEVFIPKVNNKTRGYVKGVPFIKKHIIEFNPNSREMIADRLIELHGWQPSEFTETGKPKVDGDVLASLDFPECRPLSEYLEITKIIGMLSEGKAGWLRLVDSSGRIHGRVITCGAVTGRCTHNSPNLAQIPAHGTYGTQCRSLFVAAPGTVQVGADASGLELRMLASFMGRYDGGKYAKVLLEGDIHTANQKAAGLETRDNAKTFIYAFLYGAGDQKLGSIVAPTASPARQAQIGKRLKAKFFAAIPAIKALIDDVQNAVKKRPFLYGIDKRKLHVRSSHSALNTLLQSAGAVLVKFATIVCHHEAELRYGWKLGVDYTQVLHVHDEAQMQCPRDKADALGQLFVEAIEIAGRHFGMRCPTTGEYKIGKSWAETH
- a CDS encoding DnaB-like helicase C-terminal domain-containing protein codes for the protein MQHLNSDSTFVQHEPCPACRAKGDDASGNNLARYSDGHGYCNACGFYQAPDGEGHQVAEPKEKPSFEPIDFEIVPLKARGVDGETCKKFNYGIGRFGKKREWCHVANYHDTKGNLVAQHIRMEGKDFKWIGDMKKAVLFGQHLWRSGGRKVVVTEGEIDCLTISMLQDNKWPVVSLPNGANHAVKAIKASLEWLETFDEVVFAFDMDEPGQAAAQECALLLSPGKAKVAVLPEKDANDCLKEGKSKALLNALWDARPYRPDGIVSGKDLWDKISKTPPTGYDIPYPLLNERLHGLRCGELYLFTAGSGIGKSTIVNEIAYHLKMAHGLTLGVMALEESTDRNLRRYLGININKPLHLPEVHKALPEAELRAAFDAVTGDEKWFAYDHFGSSDIDTLLAKLRYMVVGLGCKVIVLDHISIVVSALDESGGESERKTIDKLMTKLRSLIEETGVMVLAVVHLKRPDKGKSFNEGRQVSLTDLRGSGSLEQVSDVVIALERDQQGDTPNISSIRVLKNRPIGEVGPAGSVAYNSETGRLLPADGMEFGFGDDDTNNAKGDTGEEF
- a CDS encoding endonuclease; translation: MAGISSGGYRTTQYKRWASLRRNTGFRSQFEADIHAGLPEGSARYEAVHIPYKVSVQRHYTPDWALPKQAIMIEAKGRFTKADRDKMLMVKAQCPDLDIRLVFMSLTAKVTKGMTHADWAKQHGFSCCKGPSIPADWLEHKPSKQQRAAFDAFVST